Proteins from a single region of Deltaproteobacteria bacterium:
- a CDS encoding chemotaxis protein CheR — protein sequence HQTLNKDGYFFVGHSESLTGLDHSFNYIEPSVYRK from the coding sequence CATCAAACCCTGAATAAAGACGGTTATTTTTTTGTAGGGCATTCGGAAAGTCTGACAGGGTTGGACCATTCTTTCAATTACATTGAGCCGAGTGTTTATCGGAAATAA
- a CDS encoding chemotaxis protein CheD has protein sequence MADLIVGISDLKVSDNPGDILVTYALGSCIAVAVYDPRVKVGGLLHYMLPDSGLDVKKAQDQPGMFADTGVPLLFKSCYRLGAEKKRMIVKVAGGASILDDTHFFRIGQKNITALRKIFWKNNVMIEAEDTGANYNRTVRLDLSNGKFLIKSSMGMIKEL, from the coding sequence ATGGCCGATTTGATAGTTGGAATTTCAGACCTGAAGGTAAGCGACAATCCCGGTGACATTCTGGTGACCTACGCTTTGGGTTCTTGTATTGCCGTTGCCGTTTACGATCCACGGGTCAAGGTGGGGGGATTGTTGCACTATATGCTTCCGGATTCCGGCCTGGATGTGAAAAAAGCGCAGGACCAGCCGGGTATGTTTGCCGATACGGGCGTTCCCTTGCTCTTTAAGTCCTGTTATCGTTTGGGAGCCGAAAAAAAGAGGATGATCGTGAAGGTGGCAGGGGGAGCCAGTATTCTCGATGATACCCATTTCTTTCGTATCGGACAGAAAAACATCACCGCCCTGCGTAAGATTTTTTGGAAAAACAATGTCATGATCGAAGCCGAAGATACCGGCGCCAACTACAACCGGACTGTTCGCCTGGACCTGTCGAACGGGAAGTTTCTGATCAAGAGTTCGATGGGAATGATTAAGGAATTATAG
- a CDS encoding HDOD domain-containing protein, which produces MLEKIIRSVQSIPAFPMTIQKVTEVVSRGDYAIADLVNLIKYDQAITANILKMSNAAYFGARHQVRTIQEAVLYLGQENLLRVVQTAGVSRFYRKGGGGYVAQARDLWQHSVAVAMMAQILSQKVYRCEDPVLYTAGLLHDIGKVFLGEYVRESFNKIEDLVTNQGYSFLEAENEILGIDHAGLGGLIAEHWRFPSEIRDAIAYHHRPDLLDKEGDYVSWLVYLADQLCLMIGIGGGVDGLAYKGLAEALTRFHLREQDLELGMLNLMESLEEAEDVINVV; this is translated from the coding sequence ATGCTGGAGAAGATTATACGTTCGGTTCAGAGTATACCCGCTTTTCCGATGACGATACAGAAAGTGACGGAAGTGGTTTCACGCGGGGATTACGCCATAGCGGATCTGGTCAATCTGATCAAATATGACCAGGCGATTACGGCCAACATCCTGAAGATGAGCAATGCGGCCTATTTTGGTGCGCGGCACCAGGTCAGGACCATTCAGGAGGCGGTGCTCTACCTGGGGCAGGAGAATCTCCTTCGGGTGGTTCAGACAGCCGGTGTTTCCCGGTTCTATCGCAAGGGCGGCGGGGGTTATGTCGCCCAGGCTCGGGATCTCTGGCAACATTCGGTGGCGGTGGCGATGATGGCCCAGATCCTCTCTCAGAAAGTGTATCGTTGCGAAGATCCCGTTCTCTATACCGCGGGGTTGCTTCACGATATAGGGAAAGTCTTTTTGGGCGAATATGTTCGTGAGTCCTTCAATAAAATAGAAGACCTGGTGACCAACCAGGGCTATTCCTTTCTGGAGGCGGAAAATGAGATTCTGGGGATCGATCATGCGGGTCTGGGAGGTCTGATTGCGGAACATTGGCGTTTTCCCTCGGAGATAAGGGATGCCATCGCCTATCACCATCGGCCCGATCTTCTGGACAAAGAAGGGGACTACGTCTCCTGGCTGGTCTATCTTGCGGATCAGTTATGCCTGATGATCGGCATTGGCGGTGGAGTAGACGGTCTTGCCTACAAGGGGCTGGCGGAGGCTCTGACTCGCTTCCATCTGCGGGAGCAGGATTTGGAACTGGGGATGCTCAACCTTATGGAATCGTTGGAAGAGGCGGAGGACGTAATCAATGTGGTCTAA
- a CDS encoding response regulator, with amino-acid sequence MSFNVLIVDDSNAMRSVIRKVIQLSGFRLDNCYEAGNGKQALNVLSREWVDVILSDIHMPEMDGMELLKQIHHHDVFRTIPVIMISTEGSLERVNEAYALGARGFIKKPFLPEELKRTLHEVIGVGDEGEYQGDIDEGDF; translated from the coding sequence ATGTCGTTTAATGTATTGATTGTGGATGACTCCAATGCGATGCGTTCCGTGATCCGGAAAGTGATTCAGTTGTCGGGCTTCCGGTTGGATAATTGCTATGAAGCGGGTAACGGAAAGCAGGCCCTGAATGTTTTGTCCAGGGAGTGGGTCGATGTGATCCTGTCGGATATTCACATGCCGGAAATGGACGGCATGGAACTGTTGAAACAGATTCATCATCACGATGTTTTCAGGACCATTCCCGTGATTATGATTTCAACGGAAGGCAGTCTGGAACGAGTGAACGAGGCTTATGCCCTGGGCGCAAGGGGGTTTATCAAGAAACCCTTTCTGCCGGAGGAACTGAAGCGCACTCTACACGAGGTGATAGGAGTGGGAGATGAAGGAGAATATCAGGGAGATATTGACGAGGGCGATTTTTGA
- a CDS encoding chemotaxis protein CheX: MKENIREILTRAIFEVFEKMFFVFLEPVETARVQYDSVSFIDFTGRTSRSGAFCLKMSRGFTELMTQNMLSCETLEITEQMIEDCSKEAANMIAGNFLRKLDERDVFNLNLPKYARMDQAADHGLILSGEDDVVVSFESENEPLQVRLAWQEATEERVSV; the protein is encoded by the coding sequence ATGAAGGAGAATATCAGGGAGATATTGACGAGGGCGATTTTTGAAGTCTTCGAGAAAATGTTCTTCGTGTTTCTTGAACCGGTTGAGACCGCCCGGGTACAGTATGATTCGGTGTCTTTCATCGATTTTACGGGCCGGACCAGCCGGAGCGGGGCGTTTTGCCTCAAGATGTCGCGTGGGTTCACGGAACTGATGACTCAGAATATGCTTAGTTGTGAAACGCTGGAGATAACGGAGCAGATGATCGAGGATTGCTCAAAGGAAGCGGCCAACATGATCGCCGGTAATTTCCTGCGCAAATTGGATGAACGGGATGTATTCAATTTGAATCTGCCGAAATATGCGCGGATGGATCAGGCGGCGGACCATGGTCTGATTTTGTCCGGAGAGGATGATGTGGTCGTTAGTTTCGAATCGGAAAATGAACCTCTCCAGGTCCGACTGGCCTGGCAAGAGGCGACTGAAGAGCGGGTGTCCGTGTGA
- a CDS encoding chemotaxis protein CheD → MGKDVTLRDYFLSPGYIYISEEPSLISTVVGSCVAVSLWDCQQERGAMAHFLYPSTDKRSQASARYGNVAIQYLIRLFLTDGAKIKNLRAQLFGGAISPLGGCERIGPQNVRMARQQLSRRRIPVVSEDIGGAMGRKIVYNTLKNEAIVYKVNHLRKGDWYPYVQEGR, encoded by the coding sequence ATGGGTAAAGACGTCACCCTGCGGGATTATTTTTTATCCCCGGGCTATATTTACATCAGTGAGGAACCCTCTCTCATTTCCACCGTGGTTGGATCCTGCGTTGCCGTGTCCCTGTGGGATTGTCAACAGGAGCGGGGCGCCATGGCTCATTTTCTCTATCCTTCGACGGACAAACGCTCTCAGGCGTCGGCCCGGTACGGTAATGTGGCGATCCAGTATCTGATCAGGCTGTTTTTGACGGACGGGGCGAAAATAAAAAATTTGAGGGCGCAGCTTTTTGGGGGCGCCATCAGTCCCCTGGGGGGGTGTGAGCGGATCGGTCCGCAAAATGTCCGCATGGCGAGACAGCAGCTGAGCCGCCGGAGGATTCCTGTTGTGTCCGAGGATATCGGGGGGGCTATGGGGAGAAAGATCGTTTACAACACGTTAAAAAACGAGGCCATCGTCTACAAGGTGAACCATTTGAGAAAGGGTGATTGGTATCCCTACGTTCAAGAGGGCAGGTGA
- a CDS encoding chemotaxis response regulator protein-glutamate methylesterase yields MKKIRVLIVDDSAIVRKIFSEELSKYPDIEVIGAAPDPFVARDKIVTLKPDVITLDVEMPRMDGITFLRKLMKYYPLPTIIVSSLTQKGGKLTLEALDIGAVDVIAKPGGSYSVGDMSAQLADKIRIASRVSVARQGDNTVTGPSEPIQALAQTTNKVIAIGASTGGTEALKNVLTKMPSNSPGIVVVQHMPAHFTTAFAERLNGICQMTVKEAEDNDSVTPGRVLIAPGNYHMIFRRSGARYYVEIKTGPMVHHQRPSVDILFKSTAKYAGSNAIGVILTGMGADGAEGLLEMKQAGAGTIAQDEKSCVVFGMPKEAIKLGGADRVVPLDKIAQEIIRMV; encoded by the coding sequence GTGAAAAAGATAAGGGTGCTCATAGTTGATGATTCCGCGATTGTACGGAAGATTTTCTCCGAAGAATTATCCAAGTATCCGGATATCGAGGTGATCGGAGCGGCCCCGGACCCCTTTGTGGCCAGGGACAAAATCGTCACGCTGAAACCGGATGTGATCACCCTTGACGTCGAGATGCCCAGGATGGATGGCATCACCTTTCTCAGAAAGTTGATGAAATATTACCCCCTGCCGACCATTATTGTCAGCTCCCTGACACAGAAGGGCGGCAAACTGACCCTGGAAGCCCTGGACATCGGTGCCGTTGATGTCATCGCTAAACCCGGAGGTTCCTATTCGGTCGGCGATATGAGCGCTCAATTGGCGGACAAGATTCGCATAGCTTCCCGGGTCAGCGTGGCCCGGCAAGGAGACAACACAGTCACCGGCCCGTCGGAGCCGATTCAGGCATTGGCCCAGACGACGAACAAGGTTATCGCCATCGGTGCATCCACCGGTGGAACGGAGGCACTGAAAAACGTTCTGACCAAAATGCCTTCCAATTCACCGGGCATCGTGGTGGTCCAGCATATGCCGGCCCATTTCACAACGGCGTTTGCCGAAAGGCTGAACGGTATCTGCCAGATGACCGTGAAGGAAGCGGAAGACAACGATTCCGTCACGCCGGGAAGGGTTTTGATCGCTCCCGGGAACTATCATATGATCTTTCGCAGAAGCGGCGCCCGTTATTACGTTGAAATCAAGACCGGTCCCATGGTCCATCACCAGCGGCCCTCGGTGGATATCCTTTTCAAGTCCACGGCGAAGTACGCCGGGTCGAACGCGATCGGAGTCATCCTGACGGGGATGGGCGCCGATGGTGCAGAGGGCTTGCTGGAAATGAAACAGGCGGGCGCCGGCACGATTGCCCAGGATGAAAAATCCTGCGTGGTATTCGGTATGCCCAAGGAAGCCATTAAACTGGGGGGGGCCGACAGGGTTGTTCCCCTGGACAAGATTGCTCAAGAGATTATTAGGATGGTATGA
- a CDS encoding chemotaxis protein CheA, producing the protein MTYRALIGLIDGMASDFLFLDNRDIDIPSAGKFLNCLDQILAEGEKVGTVQIIRVSRALSHILGKWLVEQVKDKEAGFAMIENGISLMQEVAASYKNTGAYAGDLSPFVAGCVDLLGEDIPSMACFSDTTGPVKGGATVEKPEAGRDEAAASADSLQDDSLLKDFIIEASEYIDEIEVNILNLEQEPENKDYINAIFRPFHSIKGVASFLNLDVIRDLAHKLENLLDKARNAELDVTPSVIDVVLDGADALKILVGQLRTEPENSGTIPEGLDLEGLKKRVQMVEEGRTDIPVKKRLGEILLEDGVINQETLQKGLDAVGKKPGTKIGEALISDGQVTPKQVSRALRKQVEQVSDATTIRVDTRKLDDMIDMVGELVITQSMVQQDLNTSLHADRNLARDIAQLFRITSGLQRVSTGLRMIPIKQTFQRMSRLVRDLSRAAGKHVAVEMEGEETEIDRTMVDEIYNPLVHMIRNSIDHGLETPADRLRAGKPEKGLIRLSAYHRGGNIVISITDDGRGLNKEKILNKAIGNRVIQTADGLTDAEVYRLIFLPGLSTAEKVTDISGRGVGMDVVKQAVEKLRGKIEVESRAGEGTSFITSFPLTMAIIDGMIVKVGPERYILPTTAIRQALRPTRESYNNVVGKGETINVMGQLMPLVRLYRLFGIEPEYREPWEAIAVVVEGEDRVKCLLVDKIVGKAEVVIKSLGERFKRVRGISGGAILGDGQVGLIIDPEGLFDISEK; encoded by the coding sequence ATGACTTATCGGGCGCTTATAGGGTTAATTGACGGCATGGCATCGGACTTTCTTTTTCTCGATAATCGGGACATCGACATCCCCTCGGCGGGAAAGTTCCTGAATTGTCTGGATCAGATCCTCGCGGAAGGCGAGAAGGTTGGTACGGTGCAAATTATCAGGGTATCCCGCGCCTTGAGCCATATTCTCGGGAAATGGCTTGTTGAGCAGGTGAAGGACAAGGAGGCGGGCTTCGCCATGATCGAAAACGGCATTTCCCTGATGCAGGAGGTGGCGGCGTCCTATAAGAACACGGGAGCCTACGCCGGTGACCTCAGTCCCTTTGTGGCCGGTTGCGTGGATTTGCTCGGTGAGGACATCCCCTCCATGGCGTGTTTCTCTGATACAACAGGTCCCGTGAAGGGAGGCGCCACCGTTGAAAAGCCGGAGGCGGGTCGGGATGAAGCCGCGGCATCGGCCGATTCACTGCAGGATGATTCCCTGCTGAAGGACTTCATTATCGAAGCCTCCGAGTATATCGATGAGATTGAAGTGAATATCCTCAATCTGGAACAGGAACCGGAAAACAAAGATTACATCAACGCGATCTTTCGCCCCTTCCATTCCATCAAGGGGGTGGCAAGTTTTTTAAACCTCGACGTCATCCGCGACCTGGCCCATAAACTGGAGAACCTTTTGGACAAAGCGAGAAATGCCGAGCTGGACGTGACTCCCTCGGTCATCGATGTCGTTCTCGACGGGGCAGACGCGCTAAAAATTCTGGTCGGGCAACTGAGAACCGAGCCGGAAAACAGCGGGACAATACCGGAAGGACTGGACCTGGAGGGGTTGAAAAAACGTGTTCAAATGGTGGAGGAAGGTCGAACCGACATACCCGTCAAGAAGAGATTGGGTGAAATCCTGCTTGAAGATGGTGTTATCAACCAGGAAACCCTGCAAAAGGGTCTGGATGCCGTGGGAAAGAAACCGGGCACCAAGATCGGCGAAGCCTTGATCAGTGATGGGCAGGTGACGCCCAAACAGGTATCGCGGGCTTTACGCAAGCAGGTTGAACAGGTTTCGGATGCCACAACGATCCGCGTGGATACGCGGAAGCTGGATGACATGATCGACATGGTGGGCGAACTGGTTATCACGCAGTCCATGGTTCAGCAGGATCTCAACACGAGTCTGCATGCCGATCGAAATCTCGCGCGGGATATTGCGCAGCTGTTTCGGATTACATCGGGTCTTCAGCGGGTGTCTACGGGATTACGCATGATTCCCATCAAACAGACTTTTCAGCGCATGTCTCGCTTGGTCCGGGATCTCTCGAGGGCGGCCGGCAAGCACGTGGCCGTGGAAATGGAAGGGGAGGAGACCGAAATCGACCGGACCATGGTGGATGAAATCTACAATCCCCTGGTCCATATGATTCGCAATTCCATCGATCACGGTCTGGAGACGCCTGCCGACCGACTCCGGGCAGGGAAACCCGAAAAGGGTCTCATCCGTTTGTCCGCTTATCACCGGGGAGGGAACATCGTCATCTCCATTACGGACGATGGACGGGGATTGAACAAGGAAAAAATTCTGAATAAAGCGATTGGGAACAGGGTGATACAAACCGCTGACGGTTTGACCGACGCCGAGGTTTATCGGCTTATTTTCCTCCCGGGACTTTCAACGGCGGAAAAGGTCACGGATATCTCCGGTCGGGGCGTTGGGATGGATGTGGTCAAGCAGGCGGTGGAAAAACTGCGGGGCAAGATAGAAGTCGAAAGCAGAGCGGGTGAGGGAACCTCTTTTATCACCAGTTTTCCCCTGACTATGGCCATCATTGACGGAATGATTGTCAAGGTCGGTCCGGAACGCTATATCCTGCCGACCACGGCCATCCGCCAGGCCCTCCGACCGACGCGGGAGTCCTACAACAATGTTGTGGGGAAAGGGGAGACGATCAATGTCATGGGTCAGTTGATGCCGTTGGTTCGTCTCTACCGGTTGTTTGGTATTGAACCGGAATACAGGGAGCCCTGGGAAGCGATTGCTGTCGTGGTGGAGGGTGAGGATCGCGTCAAATGTCTTTTGGTGGACAAGATCGTCGGCAAGGCGGAAGTGGTGATTAAAAGTCTGGGTGAGCGGTTCAAAAGAGTTCGGGGTATTTCCGGAGGAGCGATTCTGGGTGACGGACAGGTTGGATTGATCATTGATCCGGAGGGACTGTTTGACATCAGTGAAAAATAG
- a CDS encoding response regulator, whose translation MDKNLKILIVDDFATMRKVIRNLLKQSGYENIVEAEDGVNALKILKSQQVDFVVSDWNMPNMSGYELLKAVRADEELNALPFLMVTAEALQENVVAAVKAGVSNYIVKPFTSETLDEKIKQIMEKM comes from the coding sequence ATGGATAAAAACTTGAAAATACTGATCGTGGATGATTTTGCGACGATGAGGAAGGTGATCAGAAATCTCCTGAAACAGAGTGGCTATGAGAATATTGTCGAGGCGGAGGACGGAGTGAACGCCCTGAAAATTCTGAAGTCACAGCAAGTTGATTTCGTCGTATCCGACTGGAATATGCCGAACATGAGCGGCTATGAGCTGTTGAAGGCCGTCCGAGCTGATGAAGAGTTAAATGCCCTTCCCTTTTTGATGGTCACGGCGGAAGCCCTTCAGGAAAACGTCGTTGCCGCCGTGAAGGCAGGAGTCAGCAATTACATTGTGAAGCCTTTTACGTCGGAGACACTGGATGAAAAAATCAAGCAGATCATGGAGAAAATGTAA